A window of Polaribacter litorisediminis contains these coding sequences:
- the fumC gene encoding class II fumarate hydratase has protein sequence MTKYRVEKDTMGKVHVPADKYWGAQTERSRNNFKIGAPASMPLEIVYGFAYLKKAAAYTNTELGVLSAEKRDLIAQVCDEILAGKLDDQFPLVIWQTGSGTQSNMNVNEVIANRAHEIAGKVIGEGEKTIQPNDDVNKSQSSNDTFPTGMHIAAYKKIVETTIPGIEQLRDTLKVKSEAFSEVVKIGRTHLMDATPLTLGQEFSGYVAQLNFGIKALKNTLEHLGQLALGGTAVGTGLNTPKGYDVLVAKYIAEFTDMPFITAENKFEALAAHDALVETHGALKQVAVSLNKIANDIRMMASGPRSGIGEIIIPANEPGSSIMPGKVNPTQAEAMTMVCAQVMGNDVAVTVGGTQGHYELNVFKPMMAANVLQSAQLIGDACVSFDVNCAAGIEPNHARITELVNNSLMLVTALNTKIGYYKAAEIANTAHANGTTLKVEAVRLGYVTPEQYDEWVKPEEMTGGLK, from the coding sequence ATGACAAAATACAGAGTAGAAAAAGACACCATGGGCAAGGTACATGTGCCTGCTGATAAATATTGGGGAGCACAAACAGAACGCTCACGTAATAATTTTAAAATCGGAGCACCTGCCTCTATGCCTCTAGAAATTGTGTATGGTTTTGCTTATTTAAAAAAAGCAGCGGCATACACGAATACTGAATTAGGCGTTTTGTCTGCAGAAAAAAGAGATTTAATTGCTCAAGTGTGTGATGAAATTCTAGCTGGTAAATTAGATGATCAATTTCCTTTGGTCATCTGGCAAACAGGTTCCGGAACGCAATCTAACATGAATGTAAATGAAGTAATTGCCAATAGAGCGCATGAAATTGCTGGAAAAGTAATTGGCGAAGGCGAAAAAACAATTCAGCCAAATGATGATGTAAATAAGTCACAATCGTCAAACGATACATTCCCAACAGGAATGCATATTGCAGCTTACAAAAAAATTGTAGAAACTACAATTCCAGGAATTGAACAATTAAGAGATACATTAAAAGTAAAATCAGAGGCTTTTAGTGAAGTGGTAAAAATTGGACGCACCCATTTAATGGATGCTACTCCCCTGACCTTAGGACAGGAGTTTTCTGGTTATGTGGCACAATTAAACTTCGGAATTAAAGCTTTAAAAAACACCTTAGAGCATTTAGGTCAGCTAGCTTTAGGAGGCACTGCTGTGGGTACTGGATTAAACACGCCAAAAGGGTACGATGTATTAGTGGCAAAATATATTGCGGAATTTACAGATATGCCTTTTATAACAGCAGAAAACAAATTTGAAGCTTTAGCTGCACATGATGCCTTGGTAGAAACACACGGCGCTTTAAAACAAGTGGCTGTCTCTTTAAATAAAATTGCAAACGATATTAGAATGATGGCTTCTGGTCCAAGATCCGGAATTGGAGAAATCATTATTCCTGCAAATGAACCAGGAAGTTCTATCATGCCCGGAAAAGTAAATCCTACGCAAGCAGAAGCAATGACCATGGTTTGTGCACAAGTAATGGGTAATGATGTTGCCGTTACTGTAGGCGGAACGCAAGGTCATTATGAACTCAATGTTTTTAAACCCATGATGGCGGCAAACGTGTTGCAATCTGCGCAATTAATAGGAGATGCTTGTGTTTCTTTTGATGTGAACTGTGCGGCAGGAATTGAACCAAATCATGCAAGAATCACAGAATTAGTAAATAATTCTCTAATGTTAGTAACTGCTTTAAATACAAAAATAGGCTATTATAAAGCTGCAGAAATTGCCAATACAGCGCATGCAAACGGAACCACCTTAAAAGTAGAAGCAGTGCGTTTAGGCTATGTGACTCCTGAGCAATATGACGAATGGGTAAAACCAGAAGAAATGACTGGAGGCCTTAAATAG
- a CDS encoding nucleoside deaminase, translating into MNHKHFMSEAVKAALKGMQNNEGGPFGCIIVKNGEIIGRGNNKVTSTNDPTAHAEVTAIRDACKNMSSFQLEGCIMYTSCEPCPMCLGAIYWARPEKVFYGSNQQDAADIGFDDEFIYKEIPLPYNKRSIPFEQIGREIALEPFQKWTEKQDKIAY; encoded by the coding sequence ATGAATCATAAACATTTTATGAGTGAAGCTGTAAAAGCGGCTTTAAAAGGAATGCAAAATAATGAAGGAGGACCTTTTGGATGTATTATTGTTAAAAACGGAGAAATTATTGGTCGTGGAAACAATAAAGTAACCTCTACAAACGATCCAACTGCGCATGCAGAAGTAACGGCAATTAGAGATGCTTGTAAAAACATGTCTTCTTTTCAATTAGAAGGTTGCATTATGTATACTTCTTGCGAGCCTTGCCCCATGTGTTTAGGAGCAATTTATTGGGCAAGACCCGAAAAAGTATTTTATGGAAGCAACCAACAAGATGCTGCTGATATTGGTTTTGATGACGAATTTATTTATAAAGAAATTCCGCTTCCCTACAATAAAAGAAGCATTCCTTTTGAACAAATAGGAAGAGAAATTGCGTTAGAACCTTTTCAAAAATGGACTGAAAAACAAGATAAAATTGCATATTAA
- a CDS encoding alpha/beta hydrolase, translating to MTRTDFNPIIETIEEAYEIPHLNATRRISALLPHNYYETDKRYPVLYLQDGQNLFNPMAQYGDWAIDKSLAKLAEKGEADIIIIAINHGEEERINEYLPYYHPRFGEGKGNFYIQFMTEKLIPYINKKYRTLTDFENTGIGGSSMGGLISLHAGLSNPHVFGKLMIFSPSLWISKKVFDNTKSFTPLEEAKIYLYSGGQESREHLPNAKKLGAIIKEKMIKGYHIDFHFSINQEGNHSEVHWRKEFPNAIQWLFNK from the coding sequence ATGACAAGAACGGATTTTAATCCCATTATTGAAACAATAGAAGAAGCTTATGAAATTCCGCATTTAAATGCAACAAGAAGAATTTCGGCTTTACTACCTCACAATTATTATGAAACAGATAAACGTTATCCTGTATTATATTTACAAGATGGCCAGAATTTATTCAATCCGATGGCACAATATGGAGATTGGGCAATCGATAAATCGTTAGCAAAATTAGCCGAAAAAGGCGAAGCAGATATAATTATCATCGCTATTAATCATGGAGAAGAAGAACGTATCAATGAATACTTACCTTATTATCATCCTAGATTTGGAGAAGGAAAGGGCAACTTTTACATCCAATTTATGACGGAAAAATTGATTCCTTACATCAACAAAAAATACAGAACATTAACCGATTTTGAAAATACAGGAATTGGAGGCAGCTCTATGGGGGGGTTAATTAGCTTACACGCAGGTTTATCAAATCCGCATGTTTTTGGTAAATTGATGATTTTCTCTCCCAGCTTATGGATTTCTAAAAAAGTTTTTGACAATACAAAAAGTTTTACTCCATTAGAGGAAGCTAAAATTTATTTATATTCTGGAGGACAAGAAAGTAGAGAGCATTTACCAAATGCAAAAAAATTAGGCGCAATTATCAAAGAAAAAATGATCAAAGGCTATCATATAGATTTTCATTTTTCAATTAATCAAGAAGGCAATCATTCTGAAGTTCATTGGCGAAAGGAATTCCCGAATGCAATTCAATGGCTTTTTAACAAATAA
- a CDS encoding leucyl aminopeptidase family protein, with amino-acid sequence MTYKQIQEIDFNKNLILPCKKDDLKSIQQFLPIENPDFDGSFLTHHLIYGKEGNRIYLVGLGEEKNKSQLESTFQKFAFETCKYWKDEIQVFTDHLNNDDILKIVIGLEMSQYFIGQFKTTKEDKKEIILSFSSKNTIEKILEEGKFTGETINKIKGLVDAPPNIKTPEYLGDWAKKSSKEASYSCTVLKHKKLEKQGFDAVLAVGKGSVHPPVVIINEYKANDSDTIDIALVGKGITFDSGGLSIKPSTNLHYMKSDMGGAAVVLGVVELVAKLKLNINIVGIVASAENAVDANSYRPGDVINSYSGKTIEIIDTDAEGRLVLADGISYAIKTYNPEYVIDIATLTGSVVRTFGYAAAGMFTQNQEMANTMSDLGFKVHERVWQLPMFEDYEKDLESDVADIKNFNGKPIEGAINAAKFLEFFTEKHPKWMHLDIAGVSFGSSQYAQMKSATGFGIQLITNFIKEKVRK; translated from the coding sequence ATGACTTACAAGCAAATACAAGAAATAGATTTTAATAAAAACCTCATTTTACCTTGTAAAAAAGACGATTTAAAATCAATTCAACAATTTTTACCAATCGAAAATCCTGATTTTGATGGAAGTTTTTTAACGCATCATTTAATCTACGGAAAAGAAGGAAATAGAATTTATTTGGTGGGTTTAGGCGAAGAGAAAAATAAATCACAATTAGAAAGTACTTTTCAAAAATTTGCTTTTGAAACTTGTAAATATTGGAAGGATGAAATTCAGGTTTTTACCGATCATTTAAACAATGATGACATTTTAAAAATTGTCATTGGTTTAGAAATGTCTCAATATTTTATCGGACAATTTAAAACGACCAAAGAAGATAAAAAGGAAATTATCCTTTCATTTTCATCAAAAAATACGATTGAAAAAATTCTTGAAGAAGGAAAATTTACAGGAGAAACCATTAACAAAATTAAAGGTTTGGTAGATGCGCCACCAAATATTAAAACACCCGAATATTTAGGAGATTGGGCAAAAAAGTCATCAAAAGAAGCTTCGTATTCCTGTACGGTTTTAAAACATAAAAAATTAGAAAAGCAAGGCTTTGATGCTGTTTTAGCAGTCGGAAAAGGAAGTGTGCATCCGCCAGTTGTCATCATCAATGAATACAAAGCAAATGACTCTGACACCATAGATATTGCTTTGGTTGGTAAAGGAATTACTTTTGATTCAGGAGGTTTGTCTATAAAACCATCCACAAACCTGCACTATATGAAAAGTGATATGGGTGGAGCCGCCGTGGTTTTAGGGGTTGTCGAATTGGTTGCAAAACTAAAATTAAACATCAATATTGTAGGTATTGTTGCATCCGCAGAAAATGCTGTTGATGCCAATAGTTATCGACCTGGCGATGTGATCAATTCCTATTCAGGAAAGACCATTGAAATTATTGATACCGATGCAGAAGGTCGTTTAGTTTTAGCGGATGGCATTAGTTATGCTATCAAAACATACAACCCAGAATATGTAATCGATATTGCAACCTTAACGGGAAGTGTTGTGAGAACTTTTGGATATGCTGCCGCAGGAATGTTTACTCAAAATCAAGAAATGGCAAATACCATGTCTGACCTCGGTTTTAAAGTTCATGAGCGTGTTTGGCAATTGCCCATGTTTGAAGATTATGAGAAAGATTTAGAATCTGATGTTGCTGACATTAAAAACTTTAATGGTAAGCCAATTGAAGGTGCCATTAATGCTGCAAAATTTTTGGAATTCTTTACAGAGAAACATCCAAAATGGATGCATTTAGATATTGCAGGAGTCTCTTTTGGCAGTTCTCAATATGCACAAATGAAAAGCGCAACGGGTTTCGGAATTCAATTAATTACCAATTTCATTAAAGAAAAAGTTAGAAAATAA
- a CDS encoding ATP-grasp domain-containing protein, with protein MSHNPLNFLCITTYFKGEDFLKSCKEDGNKVYLLTKKNLENENWPWESIEDVFYIDDWHQENVIKGIAYKFRTIKFDRFVALDDFDVEKVALLREHFRMPGMGRTTAHYFRDKLAMRLKAKEENVNVPEFTSLFNNDDINTYADTITAPWLLKPRMEASATGIKKIHSKDELWQIINDLGDERDNYLVEKFAPGDVFHVDGLNVDGKVVFARVSKYLDTPFEVAHGGGIFRSATSEIGSKTEKDLQKMNTDVMKAFGMQFGASHTEFIQSKATGELFFLETSSRVGGANLAEMVAFASGVNLWGEWAKIESATLKKEVYTLPKINNQYAGIVVSLSRFEHPDTSSFTDSEIVWRMNKAWHIGLIVVSDSSDRVLELLDNYTHRIGNEFHASAAAPDKSL; from the coding sequence ATGTCTCATAATCCACTAAATTTTCTTTGTATCACGACCTATTTTAAAGGTGAAGATTTTTTAAAAAGTTGCAAAGAAGATGGCAATAAAGTCTATTTATTAACTAAGAAAAATTTAGAGAATGAAAATTGGCCTTGGGAATCTATAGAAGATGTTTTCTACATTGATGATTGGCATCAAGAGAATGTGATTAAAGGAATCGCGTATAAATTTCGAACTATAAAGTTTGATCGTTTTGTAGCTTTAGATGATTTTGATGTTGAAAAAGTTGCCTTATTGCGTGAACATTTTAGAATGCCTGGAATGGGAAGAACTACCGCACACTATTTTAGAGATAAATTAGCGATGCGCCTAAAAGCAAAAGAGGAAAATGTAAATGTGCCTGAATTTACATCTCTTTTTAATAATGATGATATTAATACATATGCGGACACCATTACTGCACCTTGGTTGCTAAAGCCAAGGATGGAAGCTTCTGCAACCGGAATAAAAAAAATACACTCTAAAGATGAATTATGGCAAATAATTAATGATTTGGGCGATGAAAGAGATAATTATTTAGTTGAAAAATTTGCCCCTGGAGATGTTTTTCATGTAGACGGACTCAATGTAGATGGTAAAGTTGTTTTTGCTAGAGTGAGTAAATATTTAGATACCCCTTTTGAAGTAGCGCATGGAGGAGGGATTTTTAGATCTGCAACTTCTGAAATTGGCTCGAAAACAGAAAAAGATTTACAAAAAATGAATACTGATGTGATGAAAGCATTTGGAATGCAATTTGGGGCTTCTCATACAGAATTTATTCAATCGAAAGCCACAGGAGAATTGTTCTTTTTAGAAACGTCTTCTAGAGTTGGCGGTGCTAATTTAGCTGAAATGGTGGCATTTGCTTCTGGCGTAAATCTTTGGGGTGAATGGGCAAAAATTGAGTCTGCAACTCTTAAAAAGGAAGTGTATACCTTACCAAAAATAAATAATCAATATGCAGGGATTGTCGTTTCATTAAGCAGATTTGAACATCCTGACACCTCTAGTTTTACAGATTCAGAGATTGTTTGGAGAATGAACAAAGCCTGGCATATCGGCTTAATTGTGGTTTCTGATTCTAGTGATCGTGTTTTGGAATTGTTAGACAACTACACCCATAGAATTGGCAATGAATTTCATGCGAGTGCTGCTGCTCCAGATAAATCTTTGTAA
- the fabV gene encoding enoyl-ACP reductase FabV → MIIEPRTRGFICLTSHPTGCDQNVINQIEYIKSKGKIEGAKKVLVIGSSTGFGLASRITSAFGSDAATIGVFFDKAPVEGRPGTPGYYNTAFFEKHAHKAGLYAKSINGDAFSNEIKQEVVNLIKEDLGQVDLIIYSLASPVRKHPDTGKRYKSVLKPIGETFTNKTVDFHTGNVSEISINPAEGEDIENTITVMGGEDWKMWIDALKAENLLAEGATTVAYSYIGPDVTKPVYRNGTIGAAKDHLEATAFTITEDLKSIGGKAYVSVNKALVTQASSAIPVIPLYISLLFKVMKEKGIHEGCIEQIQRLYSERLFGGDLALDEKGRIRIDDWEMREDVQAEITELWKKATSENLAEIGDLQGYSDEFFSLFGFKVPGVDYDKEVNEVVVIPSER, encoded by the coding sequence ATGATTATAGAACCAAGAACAAGAGGATTTATTTGTTTAACGTCGCACCCCACAGGTTGCGATCAAAATGTGATCAATCAAATTGAATATATAAAATCGAAAGGAAAAATTGAAGGCGCAAAAAAAGTACTCGTAATTGGTTCTTCAACAGGATTTGGATTGGCATCAAGAATTACCAGTGCTTTTGGTTCAGATGCAGCGACTATTGGTGTGTTTTTTGATAAAGCTCCTGTAGAGGGTAGACCAGGAACTCCAGGATATTATAACACGGCATTTTTTGAAAAGCATGCGCATAAAGCCGGTTTGTATGCAAAAAGTATTAACGGAGATGCATTTTCAAATGAAATAAAACAAGAGGTTGTTAATTTAATAAAGGAAGATTTAGGCCAGGTAGATTTGATTATTTATAGTTTGGCTTCACCGGTAAGAAAGCATCCAGATACAGGAAAACGTTACAAATCGGTTTTAAAACCCATAGGAGAAACATTTACAAATAAAACAGTAGATTTTCATACGGGCAATGTCTCAGAAATCTCTATAAACCCTGCGGAAGGTGAGGATATTGAAAATACTATTACAGTAATGGGAGGTGAAGATTGGAAAATGTGGATTGATGCCTTAAAAGCTGAAAATTTATTGGCTGAAGGAGCGACCACGGTGGCCTATTCTTATATTGGACCAGATGTTACAAAACCTGTATATAGAAACGGAACGATTGGTGCCGCTAAAGATCATTTAGAAGCAACAGCTTTTACAATTACAGAAGATTTGAAATCGATTGGTGGAAAAGCGTATGTTTCTGTAAATAAAGCATTGGTTACACAAGCTAGTTCTGCAATTCCTGTAATTCCGTTGTATATTTCACTTTTGTTTAAAGTGATGAAAGAAAAAGGAATTCATGAAGGTTGCATTGAGCAAATTCAGCGTTTGTATAGTGAACGTTTGTTTGGTGGTGATTTAGCGTTGGATGAAAAAGGAAGAATTAGAATTGACGATTGGGAAATGCGTGAAGATGTGCAAGCAGAAATCACCGAACTTTGGAAAAAAGCAACCTCAGAAAATTTGGCTGAAATAGGAGATTTACAGGGATACAGTGATGAGTTTTTTAGTTTATTCGGTTTTAAAGTTCCTGGTGTAGATTATGATAAAGAGGTAAATGAAGTAGTGGTGATACCGAGTGAGAGGTAA
- a CDS encoding phosphoribosylaminoimidazolesuccinocarboxamide synthase has translation MNTINETNFKFSNQKSVYKGKVREVYNINDELLVMIATDRLSAFDVVLPRQIPFKGQILNQIATKMMNDTSDIVPNWLIANPDENVAIGHLCKPFKVEMVIRGYLSGHAAREYKAGKRVLCGVAMPNDLKENDQFPTPIITPSTKAENGEHDEDISREDILANQIVSETDYLVLEDYTRKLFQRGTEIAAKRGLILVDTKYEFGKTKEGKIVLIDEIHTPDSSRYFYAEGYQERQDKGESQKQLSKEFVRQWLIEQGFQGKENQQIPEMSDAKILEISNRYIELYEQITGEKFVKASTENVLDRINKNVSKFLLQYKK, from the coding sequence ATGAATACAATTAACGAAACTAATTTTAAGTTTTCGAATCAAAAATCTGTTTATAAAGGAAAAGTAAGAGAAGTTTACAATATAAATGATGAACTTTTAGTAATGATAGCAACAGATAGGCTTTCTGCTTTTGATGTTGTTTTACCACGCCAAATTCCGTTTAAAGGTCAGATTTTAAATCAAATTGCTACAAAAATGATGAACGATACTTCGGATATTGTTCCTAATTGGCTCATTGCCAACCCAGATGAAAATGTAGCCATTGGTCATTTATGCAAACCTTTTAAAGTAGAAATGGTGATCCGCGGATATTTATCGGGCCATGCTGCGCGAGAATACAAAGCAGGTAAAAGAGTTTTATGCGGAGTAGCAATGCCAAATGACTTAAAGGAAAATGATCAATTTCCAACACCCATAATTACCCCATCTACAAAAGCAGAAAACGGCGAACATGATGAAGATATTTCTAGAGAAGATATTTTAGCAAACCAAATTGTTTCTGAAACCGATTATCTTGTTTTAGAAGATTATACTCGAAAATTGTTTCAAAGAGGTACAGAAATTGCCGCAAAACGAGGCTTAATTTTGGTAGATACAAAATACGAGTTTGGTAAAACAAAAGAAGGTAAAATTGTATTGATAGATGAAATTCATACCCCAGATTCTTCTCGTTATTTTTATGCTGAAGGATATCAAGAAAGGCAAGATAAAGGAGAATCTCAAAAGCAATTATCAAAAGAATTTGTGCGTCAATGGTTGATAGAACAAGGATTTCAGGGTAAAGAAAATCAGCAAATACCAGAAATGTCGGATGCAAAAATTCTAGAAATATCCAATAGATATATAGAATTATATGAACAAATTACAGGAGAAAAATTTGTAAAAGCTTCCACAGAAAATGTGTTAGATAGAATTAATAAAAATGTATCGAAGTTTTTACTTCAATATAAAAAATAA
- a CDS encoding T9SS type B sorting domain-containing protein: MRFIFVILSLCFLAKAQAQCPPPGDNILSSQEKVDAFVSNYSNCTSIEGNVEIIADLVGSGDIGAVAPPPITDITGLYFLETINGDLKISVQLDELNGFNNLINVNGDLEITSSNQLKTISGFNNLEQTRSLTIALNANLEIVNGFNNLSRIFKDLEIGNSPSIQAISGFNKLENLGGQLNISKNPKLLSIPSFNKVQRIVEDLNLTSNPNLNEVIGFEELITIGNDLNIESAKVIQGFGKLQTIERFFDIRGIGVQEIPSFNLLEDVGGAFRIQNTSIASFEGFNNLKRIGEKYFLEDWFIVSDNNVLNNVKGFGLLEKVEGFLQVQNNPMLSDCSWLCNLINNGEVTGALTIQDNIGDCINSIAVILICDLDFDNDGIANIIDEDDDNDGILDILEGNGLLDTDNDGYPDSLDLDSDGDECFDVLEAGFEDPDNDGILGSVPNDVNSRGLIINEATGYTEPSDIDANGIFDFQEATILSPGKNNILEICRNDLPRDLLTVLQGEPDPGGIWFPSLASGGNIFNPAIDKEGVYTYTHTDAICGDLSAEIQIEFISDLTPGIDTEVVICDGIEQLDLFNALKGNPSPGGFWSPALNSETSVFERNIDTNTEYTYTIVDRNCGTLQSKISITNLLKPNSGESSIHQICEFSDEKNLFELLDGEPDKGGVWSPSLPNNIFDPKIHASGVYTYTVDRGPCGTSSSTVNIELIKNNELENVHINVKDFSSRNNSIEVFVPSTRGYEYSLDGMEYQTENIFNNVHGGAQTVYIRGLDGCEFFTEEVFVKTYPTFFSPNNDGKNDVWRLENFPDVKYNIYIFNRFGVLLKHIKSNREFWDGTYKGKNAISSNYWFKLVLETGEVLNGNFSLLRK; the protein is encoded by the coding sequence ATGAGATTTATTTTTGTCATACTAAGTCTTTGCTTTTTAGCAAAAGCCCAAGCTCAATGCCCACCTCCAGGAGATAATATATTATCTTCTCAAGAAAAAGTAGACGCTTTTGTGAGTAACTATAGCAATTGCACAAGCATTGAGGGAAATGTAGAAATTATAGCAGATTTGGTTGGTTCGGGCGATATTGGTGCAGTAGCTCCTCCTCCCATCACCGATATTACAGGGCTTTACTTTTTAGAAACTATAAACGGTGATTTAAAAATTTCAGTTCAATTAGACGAATTAAATGGTTTTAATAATCTAATCAATGTGAATGGAGATCTTGAAATTACCAGTTCTAATCAACTAAAGACTATTAGTGGTTTTAATAATTTAGAGCAAACAAGGAGCCTAACAATTGCTTTAAATGCAAATTTAGAAATTGTAAATGGCTTTAACAATTTATCACGAATTTTTAAAGATCTGGAGATTGGTAATAGTCCTTCCATACAAGCTATTTCTGGTTTTAATAAACTTGAGAATTTAGGAGGTCAGCTAAATATAAGTAAAAACCCAAAGTTGTTAAGTATTCCTTCTTTTAATAAAGTACAAAGAATCGTAGAGGATTTAAATCTTACTTCAAATCCTAATTTGAATGAAGTAATTGGTTTTGAAGAGCTAATTACCATTGGGAATGATTTAAATATAGAATCCGCAAAGGTTATACAAGGTTTCGGAAAACTACAAACTATTGAGCGTTTTTTTGATATTAGAGGAATTGGTGTGCAAGAAATACCTAGTTTTAATCTTTTAGAAGATGTTGGGGGCGCTTTTAGAATCCAAAATACTAGTATTGCAAGTTTTGAGGGCTTTAATAATTTAAAAAGGATAGGGGAAAAGTACTTTTTAGAAGATTGGTTTATTGTCAGTGACAATAATGTTTTAAATAATGTAAAAGGTTTTGGCCTTTTGGAAAAGGTTGAAGGTTTTTTGCAGGTTCAAAATAACCCAATGTTAAGTGATTGTTCTTGGCTTTGTAATTTAATCAATAACGGAGAGGTTACGGGAGCACTTACCATTCAGGATAATATTGGAGATTGTATAAATTCTATTGCTGTCATTTTAATATGCGATTTAGATTTTGATAATGATGGTATTGCAAATATTATTGATGAAGATGATGATAATGACGGTATTTTAGATATTTTAGAGGGTAACGGGTTGTTGGATACTGATAATGATGGCTATCCAGATTCTCTAGATTTAGATAGTGATGGTGATGAATGTTTCGACGTACTTGAAGCCGGATTTGAAGATCCAGATAATGACGGTATTTTAGGAAGTGTGCCGAATGATGTTAATTCTAGAGGATTAATTATAAATGAAGCTACAGGATATACAGAACCTTCAGATATAGATGCAAATGGTATTTTTGATTTTCAAGAGGCAACTATTTTAAGTCCAGGAAAAAATAATATTTTAGAAATTTGTCGTAACGATCTTCCTAGAGATTTACTTACAGTATTGCAGGGAGAGCCTGATCCAGGAGGGATTTGGTTTCCGTCGTTAGCTTCAGGTGGCAATATTTTTAATCCTGCTATTGATAAAGAAGGTGTATACACTTATACACATACAGATGCTATATGCGGAGATTTAAGTGCCGAAATTCAAATAGAATTCATATCTGATTTAACACCAGGTATCGATACAGAAGTTGTCATTTGTGACGGGATTGAGCAGTTAGATTTATTCAACGCTTTAAAAGGAAATCCTTCTCCAGGTGGCTTTTGGTCGCCAGCTTTAAATAGCGAAACAAGTGTGTTCGAAAGAAATATAGATACAAATACAGAATATACATATACAATTGTAGATAGAAATTGTGGAACGCTGCAATCTAAAATATCAATAACTAATTTGTTAAAACCAAATAGTGGAGAAAGTTCTATACATCAAATTTGCGAATTCTCGGATGAAAAGAACCTTTTTGAGTTGTTAGATGGCGAGCCAGATAAAGGAGGTGTGTGGAGCCCAAGTTTACCAAATAATATATTTGACCCAAAAATACATGCTTCAGGAGTCTATACGTATACAGTGGATAGAGGCCCCTGTGGTACCTCTTCTTCCACAGTAAATATAGAGTTGATAAAAAATAATGAATTAGAGAATGTTCACATCAACGTTAAAGATTTTTCTTCAAGAAATAATTCAATTGAAGTTTTTGTGCCCTCTACTCGTGGTTATGAATATTCTTTAGATGGCATGGAATATCAAACAGAAAATATTTTTAATAATGTTCATGGCGGTGCGCAAACGGTTTACATAAGAGGTTTGGATGGATGCGAATTTTTTACAGAAGAGGTTTTCGTAAAAACGTATCCTACTTTTTTTTCTCCAAATAATGACGGTAAAAATGATGTTTGGCGTTTAGAAAATTTTCCCGATGTAAAGTATAACATCTATATATTCAATCGTTTTGGTGTTTTGTTAAAGCACATTAAAAGTAATAGGGAGTTTTGGGACGGAACGTACAAAGGTAAAAATGCGATTTCTTCTAATTATTGGTTCAAATTAGTGCTAGAAACCGGTGAGGTTTTAAATGGTAATTTTTCTTTGTTAAGAAAATGA